The window CCCGCCGCCGTCTATGTGGAACGTCTCCGCGGTGAGGTTTTTCACGGCGTAGGGGGAAATTAAGTCGTCGCCGGCAATGGTTATGTCGACGGAGAATGGCGTTACGGCGAGGCCGATCGACGGAAAAAGGCGCGGTCTTGTCGTTGGGGGAAGTTGGGAGAGTGTCCCTAGAATTGGGTTTGagaggattagggttttgggaCCTCCGCCGTCCGGTGCCCAGCAGATTAGGCCGCCGGAGGCGGCCACCGGTGAGAATCCCGGCGGGATTAAAGCGAAGGAGAGGCGGTGCCACGCCACGTCGTATGGATTGAAGAGGTAGCCTTCGTAGATGGGGCGGGATTGGCCGCCACAATTTCTGTAAATTTGGGTCTTATTTGCCTTGAGCTTGAAGAAAAGGAACCAATGGCGGCGGTGCGGCGGAAGTAGGAGATACAATTCAAGAAAGGCGGCGGAGAAGAGAAGGCCGTACCATCTTTTACAGACGCAACGAGCTCGGAAGAACGCCGGTGGAGGGAGGAACGCCACGACGCGATCCAGCAGCCTCTCGGGTAGTTTGCTCCAAATTCTTGAATCCATCATGGGTTCTGTCGGGCTCGAACTAGTCGAGCCCGGAAAGCGATTCGAACCCGAAACATTATAGCTAAATGGGAGAGTGATGGAGGAGTTTATGAAACTCATGTTGAGGGAAATGGAAGTTGTGGGGTTGAAGAGAttgtgaagaagaggaagcTTTTATAGGATGAATTGGAGAGTTTGAATGTTGGTTCTGTCGTTTCGAGTTGTTTTGTCAATGGCCGAGGTTGGAAGGACAATATTCACTTACACACTCGTGCTTAGCCTCCACGTTCGTTATCCTTATTGTTTGTGCTCACAATTAGAATTAGACTCGTTGAACTGAAATGTGTATTATCCATATACGTGAGCCTGACCCATAAGTCTTATCTACAACTTTGTTTCTCGGCTTCCTACAATTCCAGGCTTTCATTGTCACAGTACGAACGAAATTATTAAGATGCTTGATTTGTATGACTACTGACATGTTTTATCTCGCTCACATTTTTTCTCTTAGAATATTACATCACTAGTGGAACGAGAGAATACAGATCTACAACGAGGTGGTAGTTTAGAAAGTGATGAGAAACCCTATAAAACACGAAGACAAGATCTTTCGTGGGTGCAGCTCAAACAAAGAAGAGTCTAGTCTGAATACAGGCTCGGCTTACCCGTTTGTTGCTAGGTCCGGGattgataattttgatgtaATAATTCATCCTTGTGCTACAGAAATGTGGCTGTTGCTTGGTTTTGTTAAGGGTATGCAAAATCTGAGTCAGAATTCAATGAGTTGTTCTTGTCAAtccctttcattttctaaagAGGAAAAAGCTCTTTTAATCACTTTTGGAAATATTTGTCCTCCTTTAAGAAATGTCCCTTATTTAGCATAAAGTTGagtgttttgttttggaaaTTTTAGTGTTCCTTGAAGCAacccttcttcttccactTCTACTTCTGCTGTTCATAcatcttttccttctgctaCTTCCCTTCCCTTCACTCTATTTTCACCTCTTCGTTAACTCTCATCAAACTTGCTGAAATTTGGGCCTTTCGTCAAAGtttgtgatatcccacgttggttggtgaggagaacgaaacaccctttataagggtatagaaacatTTCCCGAGCAGACACGTAATGGGGAAGTCTATAAGGGAATGcccaaaaaccttgagggaaagcttaaATAGGACAGTATCTAGATGAGCACCGGTTCTGCTGGGTAACTCTAAAAGATGtgtttaaagccttgaggggaagctcgaaagggaaagtccaaagacaatatctactagcggtgggtctaggccgttacaaacttaaacttagattttaaaagtagggttGTTAAAAGCGTGTTATGAGTTCCTTTCATGAACATTAAACGTTTGGTTGGGCTCAAGAAAAATCAGTAAAACTATAAACTTTTGATGTATAATTCTCAAACTTCATATTAGAACATGAAAGTTATACGGAAGTTAACGGTAGCTATCGCCGTTAATCGATTGGAATGTCAATGCtcttacttaaaaaaaaaaaaccttagtATTATAAATACTGAGTACGTGACTCCACTGTTGGGTCGAATTCATACAAACGCATGTTTGGACCTATCCTTCCATAATCTTTCATTTTGATGTGCATAGGTATGAGTGCCAAATCAAATATGTCTTAGAATATTGTATAGGAGGAGACATGGTGTTGCCTCTCCACCACCTTGACTCTGATAGCCTAAGGAATATGCGTGTGTCGTGACATGGACAATCGTCGTAAGACGagtgttttaaacgtttttctTTAGGGATAGGATTCTAAGGATAGTGTCAAGTGGTACGTATGTGCCAACATGGCACTATTTTCCATGTGTCTGAGGTTGTGTTAGAGGGTCAGACTTCAACGTGTTGTGTATAAATGACTTGGAATCTAAAAGGATCATGCGTCAATAATGCAATGATGAATGGATGTTTAGGAGGTCTCAAATACGAAGTTAACTAATGGGTTAGTACGATTAAATACTAGTTTGCATCATTATGTTCCTAGTAAGTCATAAACCCCGACACATATGTGTATCATGACATGGGTAAGCTTCAGTAGAGCATTTTAAAGTTGAACCAACACAAGATCCAAACATATTTCAATGAAGTTTCGAATCGATAGCGTTTGagttatgtttttaaataacCAAGAGGATGTAATAAGGCAAGGTTGAGTCTTAGAACTTAACTTGGAGTAGAGGAAAGTCGGCTAGAGTCACGAACGAGGAAAATACACATATAGACAACATGAAGTGAAGCTTGGTTGATGATAAAAAAAACCTCACCTAATGTCTGACAGAGACACACagaagagtaaaaaaaatgtatattagGGTTTGATTTCTCCTTAAGATTGGCCATGACAGTGTGCCAGTCATGGTGTTGCACAATGTTAGGTTTTGGAGCCTGCTCAACCGTCTTACACAGTAAACTCAACTGtcttccttgcattttctctctcctgttctttgtgttcatctagatcgagtgtgttgTTGTGCCATCCTAACACACAATCCTCTAATTGTCACGATCGAGTGTGTTGTTGGTCCTAGTTCGACAAACACTATACTTATTACGTGCAAATTTCTCTTGTCGGTCACGTTCTTCCCTTCAAATTCACGTCTAACGACAATTATCTCGAGTAATATTTGGAAGCGATCTAAGTTTAAGAGTGATTAGTGAAAGAAGAGGCAGTTACAAAGAGATTGATGCATGAAATACACCTGTCTCCAAAGCGATATACATGAAAGTTCCCTCATTCAAGACTGATCAAGCAAGACGCACATGAGCCAAAATGGCTGAGATTCGCCATCAAAACAACTTTACCCTTATCCCTCTTATAAAGCCACACAAACTCCTCCATCTTCAAACCACAAACAAATCCCATTTTCTCTCAATATTTCCTCTTACAATGACGAAACGTCGtcccgccaccgccaccgccaccgccactcTGGTCCTCGTCCTCGTCCTGTTCGAATGTTCGAAGCAGATGGCCTTAGCGGAAAATGGGGTCCCGGCGATCTTCGTGTTCGGAGACTCTCTTGTGGATGTTGgtaacaataattttcttcattcagCTGCTAGAGCTAACTTTTACCCTTATGGGATTGATTTTCGTGGTGGTCCGACCGGGAGATTCTCTAATGGAAGAACTATTATAGATATGATTGGTAAATCTAATTACTTGATTATTGATTAATGATGGCTATTAAGGGTTTTAATGATTGATGTGTTCTTGATTCGTGTTGATTTGACTTGTAGTTGACTACCTTGGAATTCCGAACGCTCAAGAGTTTGCAAATCCCGACACTTCGGGAGATAGAATCCTTAAAGGTGTTAATTACGCTTCGGCGGCTGCTGGCATCCTCGACGAGACCGGTAGACACTATGTATGTTTTCATGGACTTTGTGTTTGTTAAATTGGGGATTTTCGTGTTCGTGGGTTGGATTAGGTTGCTAGGACCGGTAGACCCAATTGTTCTGATCGTAAATTTATGGTGTGAGTGCAGGGAGAGAGGTACAGTTTGAATCAACAAGTGGTGAACTTTGAAAGCACTCGGAATGATTTAAGAAAATCAATGGACAATTGGAATTTGACTCGCTACTTATCGAGATCCATAGCTTTCATGGCGTTTGGAAGCAACGATTACATAAACAACTACCTTATGCCAAATCTCTATACTTCTAGATTCAGATACACCTCCAACCAGTTCGCCAACCATCTTCTAAACAGCTATACTCGACAGCTTCTCGTGAGTTGTTTAACGAGTCGGTTTAGAATGAAAAGTCATTCCAAACGGGCCTTAATTGttcgttttttaaattttcagaaCAAAATCAGGTATGATTTTTACTAAGAAATGTCGAAACTCCATGCATGCACAGGCACTACGAAGTGCAGGGCTGAGGAAGTTTGTGGTGGCCGGAATTGGGCCGTTGGGTTGCATTCCGAACCAACGCGCGACTGGTGTGGCGCTTCCGGGG is drawn from Cucurbita pepo subsp. pepo cultivar mu-cu-16 chromosome LG09, ASM280686v2, whole genome shotgun sequence and contains these coding sequences:
- the LOC111802159 gene encoding protein UNUSUAL FLORAL ORGANS-like; this encodes MGQAHLPLLHNLFNPTTSISLNMSFINSSITLPFSYNVSGSNRFPGSTSSSPTEPMMDSRIWSKLPERLLDRVVAFLPPPAFFRARCVCKRWYGLLFSAAFLELYLLLPPHRRHWFLFFKLKANKTQIYRNCGGQSRPIYEGYLFNPYDVAWHRLSFALIPPGFSPVAASGGLICWAPDGGGPKTLILSNPILGTLSQLPPTTRPRLFPSIGLAVTPFSVDITIAGDDLISPYAVKNLTAETFHIDGGGFYSIWATSSTLPRLCSLESSRMVHVDGRFYCMNYSPFSILAYDMSENKWWKIQAPMRRFLRSPNLLESRGKLVLMAAVEKSKLNVPKSLRVWALQGCGMTWIEMERMPHQLYVEFEGIEKGSGFDCVAHGEFVVIMIKGCWDKAALLYDVCKRTWQWIPPCPYIVGSNDDDGEDQVVLHGFAYDPRLATPVTGLIHQLSSLPFQNFNAN
- the LOC111802529 gene encoding GDSL esterase/lipase At1g71250-like; this translates as MTKRRPATATATATLVLVLVLFECSKQMALAENGVPAIFVFGDSLVDVGNNNFLHSAARANFYPYGIDFRGGPTGRFSNGRTIIDMIVDYLGIPNAQEFANPDTSGDRILKGVNYASAAAGILDETGRHYGERYSLNQQVVNFESTRNDLRKSMDNWNLTRYLSRSIAFMAFGSNDYINNYLMPNLYTSRFRYTSNQFANHLLNSYTRQLLALRSAGLRKFVVAGIGPLGCIPNQRATGVALPGRCVDNVNEMLGDFNEGLRSLVTQLNSQYPDSYFVYTNIYGIFGDILNNPDTYGFRVVDTACCGVGLNRGQITCLPLQFPCLNRDEYAFWDAYHPTEAASVVLADRAFRGPPSDSYPINIQQLALLSL